A window from Streptomyces sp. NBC_00335 encodes these proteins:
- a CDS encoding Uma2 family endonuclease: protein MADLTPEQLRRMHDFAEQLSELAEHQEDQWKVQTTDGQISLTMMSPTAPHGLNVVRLRRQIEAQTPEVMALSDTNMGDPVTGLTKVPDLMVIAEEDTDDTARVVNSRDVLMVVEVVSRTNSLTDIRDKLHDYPKMGVPLYVVVDPRKDKKAATVHSDPSGGPDGIRYRKTVPYAFGDTVVAGRWTLDTSSLKSYPADW from the coding sequence ATGGCCGACCTCACCCCGGAGCAGCTGCGCCGCATGCACGACTTCGCGGAGCAACTCTCGGAGCTGGCCGAGCACCAGGAAGACCAGTGGAAGGTGCAGACCACCGACGGTCAGATCTCCCTCACGATGATGAGCCCCACGGCTCCCCACGGGCTGAACGTGGTGCGGCTACGCCGTCAGATCGAGGCACAGACGCCCGAGGTCATGGCTCTCAGCGACACGAACATGGGCGATCCGGTGACAGGCCTGACCAAAGTGCCCGACCTCATGGTCATCGCCGAGGAAGACACCGATGACACGGCGAGGGTGGTCAACTCGCGCGATGTCCTGATGGTGGTGGAGGTCGTCTCACGTACGAATTCCCTCACCGACATCCGCGACAAGCTCCACGACTACCCGAAGATGGGCGTCCCGCTCTACGTCGTGGTGGACCCCCGCAAGGACAAGAAGGCCGCCACAGTGCACAGTGATCCCTCGGGGGGTCCCGACGGCATCCGCTACCGCAAGACGGTCCCGTACGCCTTCGGGGACACCGTCGTCGCCGGCCGCTGGACACTCGACACGAGCAGCCTCAAGAGCTACCCCGCCGACTGGTAG
- a CDS encoding DUF58 domain-containing protein produces the protein MAFTGRAALLAALGSIPVGFLGPSWTGMLAVNAPIALACAVDYALAAPVRSLQLARSGDTSVRLGESADVHLTITNPSPRTLRARIRDAWPPSSWVPGTEVAGSRHTLAVPPGERRRLTTRLRPTRRGDRQAARVTIRSYGPLGLLARQGHHTVPWTVRVLPPFASRKHLPSRLARLRELDGRTSVLTRGEGTEFDSLRDYVPGDDTRSIDWRATARQNKVAVRTWRPERDRHILICLDTGRTAAGRVGDAPRLDSAMDAALLLTALATRAGDRVDLLAHDRRPRAQVQARSAADTLPAFVNAMATLEPELVETDSRTLVSTILRSAPRRSLVVLLTSLDAAPVEEGLLPLLPRLTQRHTVLLASVSDPHVAEMTQSRGTVEAVYEAAAGTQSQSARRRTAEQLTRHGVHVVDATPDTLAPALADAYLALKAAGRL, from the coding sequence ATGGCCTTCACCGGACGCGCCGCACTGCTCGCGGCCCTCGGCAGCATCCCCGTCGGCTTCCTCGGACCGAGCTGGACGGGGATGCTGGCGGTCAACGCCCCCATCGCCCTGGCCTGCGCGGTCGACTACGCCCTCGCGGCCCCGGTCCGCTCGCTCCAACTCGCCCGCTCCGGCGACACGTCCGTGCGCCTCGGCGAATCCGCAGACGTCCACCTCACGATCACGAACCCCTCCCCCCGTACGCTCCGCGCCCGGATCCGCGACGCCTGGCCCCCGAGCAGCTGGGTCCCCGGGACCGAAGTCGCCGGTTCCCGCCATACGTTGGCCGTTCCCCCCGGCGAACGCCGCCGCCTCACCACCCGACTGCGACCCACCCGCCGAGGCGATCGCCAGGCGGCCCGCGTCACGATCCGCTCGTACGGCCCGCTCGGCCTGCTGGCCCGCCAGGGCCACCACACCGTCCCGTGGACGGTCCGCGTCCTGCCGCCCTTCGCGAGCCGCAAGCACCTCCCCTCCCGCCTGGCCCGCCTGCGCGAACTCGACGGCCGCACCAGCGTTCTGACGCGCGGTGAGGGCACGGAGTTCGACAGCCTGCGCGACTACGTACCCGGCGACGACACCCGTTCCATCGACTGGCGGGCCACCGCCCGCCAGAACAAGGTCGCCGTCCGCACCTGGCGCCCGGAACGCGACCGCCACATCCTGATCTGCCTCGACACCGGCCGCACCGCGGCCGGCCGCGTCGGCGACGCCCCGCGCCTCGACTCGGCGATGGACGCGGCCCTGCTCCTCACCGCCCTGGCCACCCGCGCGGGCGACCGCGTGGACCTCCTGGCCCACGACCGCCGCCCCCGCGCCCAGGTCCAGGCCCGCTCGGCGGCCGACACCCTCCCCGCCTTCGTGAACGCGATGGCCACCCTCGAACCGGAACTGGTCGAGACGGACTCCCGCACCCTGGTCTCCACCATCCTGCGCAGCGCCCCCCGGCGCTCCCTGGTGGTCCTCCTGACCAGCCTGGACGCGGCCCCCGTCGAGGAAGGCCTGCTCCCGCTGCTCCCCCGCCTCACCCAGCGCCACACGGTCCTGCTGGCCTCGGTCTCGGACCCCCACGTGGCGGAAATGACGCAGTCCCGCGGCACGGTGGAAGCCGTCTACGAGGCCGCGGCGGGCACCCAGTCCCAGTCGGCCCGCCGCCGCACGGCGGAACAGCTCACCCGCCACGGCGTCCACGTGGTCGACGCCACCCCGGACACCCTGGCCCCCGCCTTGGCCGACGCCTACCTGGCTCTGAAGGCCGCCGGCCGCCTCTGA
- a CDS encoding AAA family ATPase, which produces MTATTDSARSALEALRTEIGKAVVGQDSAVTGLVVALLCRGHVLLEGVPGVAKTLLVRALAASLELDTKRVQFTPDLMPSDVTGSLVYDARTAEFSFQNGPVFTNLLLADEINRTPPKTQSSLLEAMEERQVTVDGTPRKLPEPFLVAATMNPVEYEGTYPLPEAQLDRFLLKLTVPLPSREDEIGVLTRHAAGFNPRDLHSAGIRPVAGPAELDAARKAVEATSVSPEIAAYVVDICRATRESPSLTLGVSPRGATALLATARAWAWLVGRDYVTPDDVKALALPTLRHRVQLRPEAEMEGVTADAVITAILTHVPVPR; this is translated from the coding sequence ATGACGGCCACCACGGACAGCGCCCGCTCCGCCCTGGAGGCGCTCCGCACCGAGATCGGAAAGGCCGTGGTCGGCCAGGACTCCGCCGTCACCGGTCTCGTCGTAGCCCTCCTCTGCCGCGGCCACGTCCTGCTCGAAGGCGTCCCCGGCGTCGCGAAGACCCTCCTCGTGCGGGCGCTGGCCGCCTCCCTCGAACTCGACACCAAGCGGGTCCAGTTCACCCCCGACCTGATGCCGAGCGACGTCACCGGCTCCCTCGTCTACGACGCCCGCACCGCGGAGTTCTCGTTCCAGAACGGCCCGGTCTTCACCAACCTGCTCCTCGCCGACGAGATCAACCGCACGCCCCCCAAGACCCAGTCCTCCCTCCTCGAAGCGATGGAGGAGCGCCAGGTCACCGTCGACGGCACCCCCCGCAAGCTCCCGGAGCCGTTCCTCGTCGCCGCCACCATGAACCCGGTCGAGTACGAGGGCACGTACCCCCTGCCCGAGGCCCAGCTCGACCGCTTCCTCCTGAAGCTCACCGTGCCCCTCCCCTCCCGCGAGGACGAGATCGGCGTACTGACCCGCCACGCGGCCGGCTTCAACCCCCGCGACCTGCACTCCGCCGGCATCCGCCCGGTCGCCGGCCCCGCCGAACTGGACGCCGCCCGCAAGGCCGTCGAGGCCACCAGCGTCTCCCCGGAGATCGCCGCGTACGTCGTCGACATCTGCCGCGCCACCCGCGAATCCCCCTCCCTCACCCTCGGCGTCTCCCCGCGCGGCGCCACCGCGCTGCTGGCCACGGCCCGCGCCTGGGCCTGGCTCGTGGGCCGCGACTACGTCACCCCCGACGACGTGAAGGCCCTCGCCCTGCCGACCCTGCGCCACCGCGTCCAACTGCGCCCCGAGGCCGAGATGGAGGGCGTCACGGCCGACGCGGTCATCACCGCGATCCTCACCCACGTCCCCGTCCCGCGCTGA
- a CDS encoding DUF4350 domain-containing protein — protein MTGPTPDPNAADPNAPGAPAPLTAGASPGPAHQGAGGPFAPPVHATAGGRPHPTGAASAPRLGGTHAAVSDGPSAEAAATGPDAPPAGASAAAASTRSGGPATPPRTAAAGTTPRDLWARSRGFLLALTVLLVGGLALAALNSGTRHGYLDPRSPDPYGSQAVAELLKARGVTTRVVTSAEAASDAAGPDTTLLVTDPDRLGEPQLRDIRSAIDLSGGRTVLLAPSALSLPALAPGTHTHDDGSPAPDTHLDPGSTCPLPAATAAGRAATGGGYRYTTATPGATGCYPRSGHPTLLVLPTGIRGGDTVLLGSEAVLLNKTLAKEGNASLALQLLGTRPNLVWYMPSPADSDPDSAAGTGEEQSFLDLIPAGWSWALLQLFLAAAVAALWRARRLGPLVTERLPVLVRASEATEGRARLYRKAGARDRAATVLRAAARERLAALVGVPATQAHDPASLVPAVAARLTAGPPQDPDGLLFGTAPTTDAALIALADHLDALEREVRTS, from the coding sequence ATGACCGGCCCCACCCCGGACCCGAACGCCGCGGACCCGAACGCCCCGGGCGCACCCGCGCCGCTCACCGCGGGCGCATCCCCCGGCCCGGCCCACCAGGGCGCAGGCGGGCCCTTCGCGCCCCCCGTCCACGCGACGGCCGGCGGCAGGCCCCACCCCACCGGGGCCGCCTCGGCCCCACGGCTCGGCGGGACCCACGCCGCGGTCTCCGACGGGCCGTCCGCCGAAGCTGCCGCCACGGGGCCCGACGCACCCCCCGCCGGGGCGTCCGCCGCAGCCGCGTCCACCCGCTCCGGCGGGCCCGCCACCCCGCCCCGTACAGCCGCCGCAGGCACAACGCCCCGAGACCTGTGGGCCCGCTCCCGCGGCTTCCTCCTCGCGCTGACGGTGCTCCTCGTCGGCGGGCTCGCCCTCGCCGCCCTGAACTCCGGCACCCGGCACGGCTACCTCGACCCCCGCTCCCCCGACCCCTACGGCAGCCAGGCCGTCGCCGAGCTGCTCAAGGCCCGCGGGGTCACCACCCGGGTCGTCACCTCCGCCGAGGCCGCCTCGGACGCCGCCGGCCCCGACACCACCCTGCTGGTCACCGACCCGGACCGGCTGGGCGAACCCCAGCTCCGCGACATCCGTTCCGCGATCGACCTCTCCGGCGGACGGACCGTCCTGCTCGCCCCGAGCGCGCTCAGCCTCCCGGCCCTGGCCCCCGGCACGCACACCCACGACGACGGCTCCCCGGCCCCGGACACCCACCTCGACCCGGGCAGCACCTGCCCCCTCCCCGCCGCCACGGCCGCGGGCCGCGCCGCGACAGGCGGCGGCTACCGGTACACCACCGCCACCCCCGGAGCCACCGGCTGCTACCCCCGCTCGGGCCACCCCACGCTCCTCGTGCTCCCCACCGGCATCCGCGGAGGCGACACCGTCCTCCTCGGCTCGGAGGCCGTGCTCCTCAACAAGACCCTCGCCAAGGAGGGCAACGCCTCCCTCGCGCTCCAGCTCCTCGGCACCCGCCCGAACCTCGTCTGGTACATGCCGTCCCCGGCCGACAGCGACCCCGACAGCGCCGCCGGCACCGGCGAGGAGCAGAGCTTCCTCGACCTGATCCCCGCCGGCTGGAGCTGGGCCCTGCTCCAGCTCTTCCTCGCGGCCGCCGTCGCCGCCCTCTGGCGCGCCCGCCGCCTCGGCCCGCTCGTCACCGAACGCCTGCCCGTCCTCGTCCGCGCCTCCGAGGCCACCGAGGGCCGCGCCCGCCTGTACCGCAAGGCCGGCGCCCGCGACCGCGCCGCCACCGTGCTGCGCGCCGCCGCCCGCGAACGCCTGGCCGCGCTGGTCGGCGTACCGGCCACCCAGGCCCACGACCCCGCCTCCCTGGTCCCCGCGGTCGCGGCCCGCCTCACGGCCGGGCCCCCGCAGGACCCGGACGGCCTGCTCTTCGGCACCGCCCCCACCACCGACGCGGCGCTCATCGCGCTCGCCGACCACCTCGACGCCCTCGAAAGGGAGGTCCGCACCTCATGA
- a CDS encoding DUF4129 domain-containing protein — protein MRSTGGLLAPQPTPQPGIGREAAREAARHELSKPVYHQNDPGLLQRALDRFWEWVGDLFDRASGATPGGILGLVAIVVFALLVLAALWWRLGAPGRTAARAAGTLFDAGVRSAADHRAAAESLAGEGRWSEAVQERMRAVFRSLEERTLLDPRPGRTADEAAAEAAATLPSHAAALRAAARTFDDVTYGGHPADAGMYATLTTLDQALSQTKPLLTGSTP, from the coding sequence ATGAGGAGCACGGGGGGCCTGCTCGCACCACAACCCACACCACAACCAGGCATCGGCCGCGAAGCCGCCCGCGAGGCGGCCCGCCACGAGCTGTCCAAGCCCGTGTACCACCAGAACGACCCGGGGCTGCTGCAGAGGGCGCTGGACCGCTTCTGGGAGTGGGTGGGCGACCTCTTCGACCGCGCCTCCGGGGCGACCCCGGGCGGGATCCTGGGCCTGGTGGCCATCGTGGTGTTCGCGCTCCTCGTCCTCGCGGCCCTGTGGTGGCGCCTGGGCGCCCCCGGCCGCACCGCCGCCCGCGCTGCGGGCACCCTCTTCGACGCGGGCGTCCGCAGCGCGGCCGACCACCGCGCCGCCGCCGAGTCCCTGGCCGGCGAGGGCCGCTGGAGCGAAGCGGTCCAGGAGCGCATGCGCGCCGTCTTCCGCTCCCTGGAGGAGCGCACCCTCCTCGACCCCCGTCCCGGCCGCACCGCGGACGAGGCGGCGGCCGAAGCCGCCGCCACCCTCCCGTCCCACGCCGCGGCCCTGCGCGCGGCGGCCCGCACCTTCGACGACGTCACCTACGGCGGCCACCCGGCCGACGCCGGGATGTACGCGACCCTGACCACCCTGGACCAGGCCCTGTCCCAGACGAAGCCCCTCCTGACGGGCTCCACCCCATGA
- a CDS encoding DUF7544 domain-containing protein: MNDSPGWATPGSSPSDGEGSHGTQPPAGGSGDSKWSAEQPPPGQWSSPTPGQTPQTPQQPPAAPQPGAGWGSYGGYPPPAGGWGGHTQAVKPGVIPLRPLGIGEILDGAVSTMRKHWRAVLPITLVVAIVVQLVSVLTQKYAFGELVMDQSSTDPMGEQLESVGAVVGLTAVDGFIQLVGSIVVTAMLTMIFSRAVLGHSSTVAASWREARPQVLRLFGLTLLLGLGAVLVVAVLILPGALAGEGVLALFGGFVALGLILWLWIRFSLASPALMLEKATVRKSLSRSSKLVKGSWWRIFGITLLTSIITGIVSSLIVLPLTVAGGLLFGGGLEGLAEGTGGTSWGYLIMSAVGVVIALTITMPIQSGVTVLLYVDQRIRREALDLELARAAGIENYGTTTPPTGG; this comes from the coding sequence ATGAACGACTCTCCGGGCTGGGCTACGCCCGGATCCTCCCCGTCCGACGGTGAGGGCTCCCACGGCACACAGCCGCCCGCGGGCGGCTCAGGCGATTCCAAGTGGTCCGCCGAGCAGCCGCCCCCCGGCCAGTGGTCGAGCCCGACCCCGGGCCAGACCCCGCAAACCCCGCAGCAGCCGCCCGCGGCCCCGCAGCCGGGCGCCGGCTGGGGTTCGTACGGCGGCTACCCGCCCCCGGCCGGCGGCTGGGGCGGCCACACCCAGGCGGTGAAGCCCGGCGTGATCCCGCTGCGCCCGCTCGGCATCGGCGAGATCCTCGACGGGGCCGTCAGCACCATGCGCAAGCACTGGCGCGCGGTGCTGCCCATCACCCTGGTCGTGGCCATCGTGGTCCAGCTGGTCAGCGTGCTCACCCAGAAATACGCGTTCGGCGAGCTCGTCATGGACCAGTCGAGCACCGACCCGATGGGCGAGCAGCTCGAATCCGTCGGCGCCGTGGTGGGGCTGACCGCGGTCGACGGGTTCATCCAGCTCGTCGGATCCATCGTGGTCACCGCCATGCTGACCATGATCTTCAGCCGTGCGGTGCTCGGCCACAGCTCCACGGTCGCCGCCTCCTGGCGCGAAGCCCGCCCGCAGGTCCTGCGGCTCTTCGGCCTGACCCTTCTCCTGGGCCTCGGCGCGGTCCTCGTCGTCGCCGTGCTGATCCTGCCCGGCGCCCTGGCCGGCGAGGGCGTCCTCGCCCTCTTCGGCGGCTTCGTCGCCCTGGGCCTGATCCTCTGGCTCTGGATCCGCTTCTCCCTGGCCTCGCCCGCGCTCATGCTGGAGAAGGCCACGGTCCGCAAGTCCCTCTCCCGCTCCTCGAAGCTGGTCAAGGGCTCCTGGTGGCGGATCTTCGGCATCACCCTGCTGACGAGCATCATCACGGGCATCGTGTCGAGCCTCATCGTCCTGCCCCTCACCGTCGCGGGCGGCCTGCTGTTCGGCGGCGGCCTCGAAGGCCTGGCCGAGGGCACCGGGGGCACGAGCTGGGGCTACCTGATCATGTCGGCCGTCGGCGTGGTCATCGCGCTGACGATCACCATGCCGATCCAGTCCGGCGTCACGGTGCTCCTCTACGTCGACCAGCGCATCCGCCGCGAGGCCCTCGACCTGGAACTCGCCCGGGCGGCGGGCATCGAGAACTACGGCACCACCACGCCGCCGACCGGAGGCTGA
- the mtrA gene encoding two-component system response regulator MtrA: MMSTMKGRVLVVDDDTALAEMLGIVLRGEGFEPSFVADGDKALAAFREAKPDLVLLDLMLPGRDGIEVCRLIRAESGVPIVMLTAKSDTVDVVVGLESGADDYIVKPFKPKELVARIRARLRRSEEPAPEQLTIGDLVIDVAGHSVKREGASIALTPLEFDLLVALARKPWQVFTREVLLEQVWGYRHAADTRLVNVHVQRLRSKVEKDPERPEIVVTVRGVGYKAGPS; encoded by the coding sequence ATGATGTCAACCATGAAGGGACGCGTCCTTGTCGTCGACGACGACACCGCGCTGGCCGAGATGCTCGGCATTGTGCTGCGTGGAGAAGGTTTTGAGCCGTCGTTCGTAGCGGACGGCGACAAGGCACTGGCTGCCTTCCGGGAGGCGAAGCCGGATCTCGTGCTGCTCGACCTCATGCTGCCCGGTAGGGACGGCATAGAGGTGTGCAGGCTGATCCGCGCCGAGTCGGGCGTACCGATCGTCATGCTCACCGCCAAGAGCGACACCGTGGACGTGGTCGTGGGCCTGGAGTCCGGGGCCGACGACTACATCGTCAAGCCGTTCAAGCCGAAGGAGCTGGTGGCCCGCATCCGGGCCCGCCTGCGCCGTTCGGAAGAGCCCGCGCCCGAGCAGCTGACCATCGGTGACCTGGTCATCGACGTGGCCGGGCACTCGGTCAAGCGGGAAGGCGCCTCGATCGCCCTGACCCCGCTGGAGTTCGACCTGCTGGTCGCGCTCGCCCGCAAGCCCTGGCAGGTCTTCACCCGCGAGGTGCTGCTGGAGCAGGTCTGGGGCTACCGCCACGCGGCCGACACCCGCCTGGTCAACGTGCACGTCCAGCGGCTGCGCTCCAAGGTCGAGAAGGACCCGGAGCGCCCCGAGATCGTCGTGACGGTGCGCGGGGTCGGCTACAAGGCCGGACCGAGCTGA
- the mtrB gene encoding MtrAB system histidine kinase MtrB, protein MTPGKPRGRSRWGALRGGGLLPEGAPGGPVLRLFVRLVRRPLLPAVRLWRRNIQLRVVAATLLISLAVVLALGFVVIAQVSKGLLDAKEEAAQSQAAGGFAVAQEKANTPYTADGPDASDNKVGRDASTWMNSLVKQLASGGQSAFEVAALGAGTGTGEEQPSARGALGGVRGARASGNVDPTASVPLELRRNVNHATGAFKTFSQIRYTDAGDKLPEPALVIGKRLIDINGEPYDLYYLFPLTQEEESLNLVKATIATAGLFVVVLLGGIAWLVVRQVVTPVRMAAGIAERLSAGRLQERMKVTGEDDIARLGEAFNKMAQNLQNKIQQLEDLSRLQRRFVSDVSHELRTPLTTVRMAADVIHDARADFDPITARSAELLAGQLDRFESLLADLLEISRFDAGAAALEAEPIDLRDVVHRVIDAAEPLAQHKNTRIRVLGDTQPVIAEADARRVERVLRNLVVNAVEHGEGRDVVVRLASAGGAVAVAVRDYGVGLKPGEATRVFNRFWRADPARARTTGGTGLGLSIAVEDARLHGGWLQAWGEPGGGSQFRLTLPRTADEPLRGSPIPLEPEDSRANRARAAAEGSAAAGQRAQQAQQAGRGDRSPMPPRSPVAGAVPVPADPTALPGNGARVVTRPGPAEQGHGAGGGAADARSGGTAGATDREGGSGGAGGAGRAGGAGGAAGAGGSHGR, encoded by the coding sequence ATGACACCCGGCAAGCCCCGTGGCCGCTCCCGCTGGGGAGCGCTGCGGGGCGGCGGGCTGCTCCCCGAGGGAGCACCCGGCGGTCCCGTACTGCGGCTGTTCGTACGCCTCGTACGCCGGCCGCTGCTTCCGGCTGTCCGGCTGTGGCGGCGCAACATCCAGCTCCGGGTGGTCGCCGCGACCCTGCTGATCTCCCTCGCCGTGGTCCTCGCCCTCGGGTTCGTGGTCATCGCGCAGGTCAGCAAGGGCCTCCTCGACGCCAAGGAGGAGGCCGCGCAGAGCCAGGCCGCGGGCGGCTTCGCGGTCGCGCAGGAGAAGGCCAATACGCCCTATACGGCGGACGGGCCCGACGCCTCCGACAACAAGGTCGGCCGGGACGCCAGTACCTGGATGAACTCCCTGGTCAAACAGCTCGCCAGTGGCGGGCAGAGCGCCTTCGAGGTGGCGGCGCTGGGTGCCGGCACCGGAACCGGCGAGGAACAGCCGTCCGCCCGCGGAGCCCTCGGCGGCGTCCGCGGAGCCCGCGCCTCCGGCAACGTGGATCCCACGGCCAGCGTCCCGCTGGAGCTGCGCCGCAACGTCAACCACGCGACCGGCGCCTTCAAGACCTTCTCGCAGATCCGCTACACCGACGCCGGGGACAAACTGCCCGAGCCCGCGCTCGTCATCGGCAAGCGGCTCATCGACATCAACGGCGAACCGTACGACCTGTACTACCTCTTCCCGCTCACGCAGGAGGAGGAGTCCCTCAACCTGGTCAAGGCCACCATCGCCACCGCGGGGCTCTTCGTCGTGGTGCTCCTCGGCGGGATCGCCTGGCTCGTGGTGCGCCAGGTCGTCACCCCCGTCCGGATGGCCGCGGGGATCGCCGAGCGGCTCTCGGCGGGGCGGCTCCAGGAGCGGATGAAGGTCACCGGCGAGGACGACATCGCCCGTCTGGGCGAGGCCTTCAACAAGATGGCCCAGAACCTCCAGAACAAGATCCAGCAGCTGGAGGACCTCTCCCGGCTGCAGCGCCGCTTCGTCTCGGACGTCTCCCACGAGCTGCGCACCCCGCTCACGACCGTACGCATGGCGGCGGACGTCATCCACGACGCCCGCGCCGACTTCGACCCGATCACCGCGCGCTCCGCCGAGCTCCTCGCCGGACAGCTCGACCGCTTCGAGTCCCTGCTCGCCGACCTGCTGGAGATCAGCCGGTTCGACGCGGGAGCCGCCGCGCTGGAGGCCGAGCCGATCGACCTGCGGGACGTCGTGCACCGGGTCATCGACGCGGCCGAGCCGCTCGCCCAGCACAAGAACACCCGGATCCGCGTCCTCGGGGACACCCAGCCGGTGATAGCCGAGGCCGACGCCCGGCGCGTGGAGCGGGTCCTGCGCAACCTGGTCGTCAACGCCGTCGAGCACGGCGAGGGCCGCGACGTGGTGGTCCGGCTCGCCTCGGCGGGCGGGGCCGTCGCCGTGGCCGTACGGGACTACGGAGTCGGGCTCAAGCCCGGCGAGGCCACCCGCGTCTTCAACCGCTTCTGGCGGGCCGACCCGGCCCGGGCGCGCACGACCGGCGGTACCGGCCTCGGCCTGTCCATCGCCGTCGAGGACGCCCGCCTGCACGGAGGATGGCTCCAGGCGTGGGGCGAGCCCGGCGGCGGCTCGCAGTTCCGCCTGACGCTGCCGCGCACCGCCGACGAGCCGCTGCGCGGATCGCCGATCCCGCTGGAGCCCGAGGACTCCCGGGCCAACCGGGCCAGGGCCGCCGCGGAGGGTTCCGCGGCCGCCGGGCAGCGGGCGCAGCAGGCGCAGCAGGCCGGGCGCGGCGACCGGTCGCCGATGCCGCCGAGGTCCCCCGTCGCGGGTGCGGTGCCGGTACCGGCCGACCCGACGGCGCTGCCGGGCAACGGGGCGCGGGTCGTGACCCGGCCGGGGCCGGCGGAGCAGGGACACGGCGCCGGGGGCGGGGCGGCGGACGCGCGGTCCGGCGGGACGGCGGGAGCAACCGACCGAGAGGGTGGTAGCGGTGGAGCGGGCGGAGCGGGTCGAGCGGGTGGAGCGGGCGGGGCAGCCGGAGCGGGCGGATCGCATGGGCGCTGA